The following are encoded in a window of Sorex araneus isolate mSorAra2 chromosome 11, mSorAra2.pri, whole genome shotgun sequence genomic DNA:
- the ZDHHC6 gene encoding palmitoyltransferase ZDHHC6 isoform X2 codes for MDAFCSVVRFENLQEVKRLCHWGPIIALGVIAICSTMAMIDSVLWYWPLHTTGGSVNFIMLINWTVMILYNYFNAMFVGPGFVPLGWKPENSQDSMYLQYCKVCQAYKAPRSHHCRKCNRCVMKMDHHCPWINNCCGYQNHASFTLFLLLAPLGCIHAAFIFVMTMYSQLYNRLSFGWNTVKIDMSAARRDPLPIIPFGLAAFAATLFALGLALGTTIAVGMLFFIQAKDRIQYYQLDEVFVFPYDLGSRWKNFKQVFTWSGVPEGDGLEWPVREGCGPYSLTIEQLKQKADKRVRSVRYKVIEDYSGACCPLNKGLKTFFTTPCTEEPRIRLQKGEFILATRGSRHWLYGDKILDDSFVEGISRIRGWFPRNCVEKCPCDAETDHAPEGEKKTR; via the exons ATGGATGCATTCTGCTCAGTTGTCAGGTTTGAAAATCTCCAAGAAGTAAAGAGACTGTGTCACTGGGGCCCCATTATAGCGCTGGGAGTTATAGCCATATGCTCCACCATGGCCATGATTGACTCTGTGTTGTGGTATTGGCCCTTACATACCACCGGAGGAAGTGTGAATTTCATCATGCTGATAAATTGGACCGTCATGATTCTTTATAATTACTTCAATGCCATGTTTGTTGGGCCTGGCTTTGTCCCTCTGGGGTGGAAACCG GAAAACTCTCAGGATAGTATGTACCTCCAGTATTGTAAAGTCTGCCAAGCGTACAAGGCACCGAGGTCCCATCACTGCAGAAAGTGCAACAG GTGTGTGATGAAAATGGACCATCACTGTCCTTGGATCAACAACTGTTGTGGTTACCAAAATCATGCTTCCTTCACACTGTTTCTCCTTTTAGCCCCACTGGGGTGTATTCATGCTGCTTTCATTTTTGTGATGACTATGTACTCACAGCTTTATAATCGG CTCTCCTTTGGGTGGAACACAGTGAAGATTGACATGAGCGCAGCCCGGAGAGACCCTCTTCCAATCATTCCGTTTGGATTAGCTGCATTCGCTGCTACCTTGTTTGCCTTGGGATTAGCTTTAGGAACAACCATAGCTGTTGGGATGTTGTTTTTCATCCAG GCTAAAGATCGAATTCAGTACTATCAGCTAGATGAAGTCTTTGTCTTTCCTTACGATTTGGGCAGCAGATGGAAGAACTTCAAGCAGGTATTTACATGGTCTGGTGTCCCCGAAGGAGACGGTCTGGAGTGGCCCGTCAGAGAAGGCTGTGGCCCGTATAGCTTGACC ATAGAACAGTTGAAACAAAAAGCAGATAAGAGAGTCAGAAGT GTTCGCTATAAAGTCATTGAGGATTACAGTGGCGCCTGCTGTCCTTTGAATAAGGGACTCAAGACCTTCTTCACGACCCCCTGCACTGAGGAGCCTCGAATCAGGCTGCAGAAAGGGGAGTTCATTTTAGCCACCAGAGGGTCACG ACACTGGTTGTATGGCGACAAAATTCTTGATGATTCCTTTGTAGAAG GCATCTCGAGAATAAGGGGATGGTTCCCTAGAAACTGTGTGGAAAAGTGTCCCTGTGACGCTGAAACGGATCACGCTCCAGAGGGCGAAAAGAAAACCAGATAG
- the ZDHHC6 gene encoding palmitoyltransferase ZDHHC6 isoform X3, which produces MPCLLGLALSLWGGNRKTLRIVCTSSIVKSAKRTRHRGPITAESATAPLGCIHAAFIFVMTMYSQLYNRLSFGWNTVKIDMSAARRDPLPIIPFGLAAFAATLFALGLALGTTIAVGMLFFIQMKIILNNKTSIESWIEEKAKDRIQYYQLDEVFVFPYDLGSRWKNFKQVFTWSGVPEGDGLEWPVREGCGPYSLTIEQLKQKADKRVRSVRYKVIEDYSGACCPLNKGLKTFFTTPCTEEPRIRLQKGEFILATRGSRHWLYGDKILDDSFVEGISRIRGWFPRNCVEKCPCDAETDHAPEGEKKTR; this is translated from the exons ATGCCATGTTTGTTGGGCCTGGCTTTGTCCCTCTGGGGTGGAAACCG GAAAACTCTCAGGATAGTATGTACCTCCAGTATTGTAAAGTCTGCCAAGCGTACAAGGCACCGAGGTCCCATCACTGCAGAAAGTGCAACAG CCCCACTGGGGTGTATTCATGCTGCTTTCATTTTTGTGATGACTATGTACTCACAGCTTTATAATCGG CTCTCCTTTGGGTGGAACACAGTGAAGATTGACATGAGCGCAGCCCGGAGAGACCCTCTTCCAATCATTCCGTTTGGATTAGCTGCATTCGCTGCTACCTTGTTTGCCTTGGGATTAGCTTTAGGAACAACCATAGCTGTTGGGATGTTGTTTTTCATCCAG ATGAAAATTATTCTCAATAACAAAACCTCTATTGAATCATGGATTGAAGAGaag GCTAAAGATCGAATTCAGTACTATCAGCTAGATGAAGTCTTTGTCTTTCCTTACGATTTGGGCAGCAGATGGAAGAACTTCAAGCAGGTATTTACATGGTCTGGTGTCCCCGAAGGAGACGGTCTGGAGTGGCCCGTCAGAGAAGGCTGTGGCCCGTATAGCTTGACC ATAGAACAGTTGAAACAAAAAGCAGATAAGAGAGTCAGAAGT GTTCGCTATAAAGTCATTGAGGATTACAGTGGCGCCTGCTGTCCTTTGAATAAGGGACTCAAGACCTTCTTCACGACCCCCTGCACTGAGGAGCCTCGAATCAGGCTGCAGAAAGGGGAGTTCATTTTAGCCACCAGAGGGTCACG ACACTGGTTGTATGGCGACAAAATTCTTGATGATTCCTTTGTAGAAG GCATCTCGAGAATAAGGGGATGGTTCCCTAGAAACTGTGTGGAAAAGTGTCCCTGTGACGCTGAAACGGATCACGCTCCAGAGGGCGAAAAGAAAACCAGATAG
- the ZDHHC6 gene encoding palmitoyltransferase ZDHHC6 isoform X1: MDAFCSVVRFENLQEVKRLCHWGPIIALGVIAICSTMAMIDSVLWYWPLHTTGGSVNFIMLINWTVMILYNYFNAMFVGPGFVPLGWKPENSQDSMYLQYCKVCQAYKAPRSHHCRKCNRCVMKMDHHCPWINNCCGYQNHASFTLFLLLAPLGCIHAAFIFVMTMYSQLYNRLSFGWNTVKIDMSAARRDPLPIIPFGLAAFAATLFALGLALGTTIAVGMLFFIQMKIILNNKTSIESWIEEKAKDRIQYYQLDEVFVFPYDLGSRWKNFKQVFTWSGVPEGDGLEWPVREGCGPYSLTIEQLKQKADKRVRSVRYKVIEDYSGACCPLNKGLKTFFTTPCTEEPRIRLQKGEFILATRGSRHWLYGDKILDDSFVEGISRIRGWFPRNCVEKCPCDAETDHAPEGEKKTR; the protein is encoded by the exons ATGGATGCATTCTGCTCAGTTGTCAGGTTTGAAAATCTCCAAGAAGTAAAGAGACTGTGTCACTGGGGCCCCATTATAGCGCTGGGAGTTATAGCCATATGCTCCACCATGGCCATGATTGACTCTGTGTTGTGGTATTGGCCCTTACATACCACCGGAGGAAGTGTGAATTTCATCATGCTGATAAATTGGACCGTCATGATTCTTTATAATTACTTCAATGCCATGTTTGTTGGGCCTGGCTTTGTCCCTCTGGGGTGGAAACCG GAAAACTCTCAGGATAGTATGTACCTCCAGTATTGTAAAGTCTGCCAAGCGTACAAGGCACCGAGGTCCCATCACTGCAGAAAGTGCAACAG GTGTGTGATGAAAATGGACCATCACTGTCCTTGGATCAACAACTGTTGTGGTTACCAAAATCATGCTTCCTTCACACTGTTTCTCCTTTTAGCCCCACTGGGGTGTATTCATGCTGCTTTCATTTTTGTGATGACTATGTACTCACAGCTTTATAATCGG CTCTCCTTTGGGTGGAACACAGTGAAGATTGACATGAGCGCAGCCCGGAGAGACCCTCTTCCAATCATTCCGTTTGGATTAGCTGCATTCGCTGCTACCTTGTTTGCCTTGGGATTAGCTTTAGGAACAACCATAGCTGTTGGGATGTTGTTTTTCATCCAG ATGAAAATTATTCTCAATAACAAAACCTCTATTGAATCATGGATTGAAGAGaag GCTAAAGATCGAATTCAGTACTATCAGCTAGATGAAGTCTTTGTCTTTCCTTACGATTTGGGCAGCAGATGGAAGAACTTCAAGCAGGTATTTACATGGTCTGGTGTCCCCGAAGGAGACGGTCTGGAGTGGCCCGTCAGAGAAGGCTGTGGCCCGTATAGCTTGACC ATAGAACAGTTGAAACAAAAAGCAGATAAGAGAGTCAGAAGT GTTCGCTATAAAGTCATTGAGGATTACAGTGGCGCCTGCTGTCCTTTGAATAAGGGACTCAAGACCTTCTTCACGACCCCCTGCACTGAGGAGCCTCGAATCAGGCTGCAGAAAGGGGAGTTCATTTTAGCCACCAGAGGGTCACG ACACTGGTTGTATGGCGACAAAATTCTTGATGATTCCTTTGTAGAAG GCATCTCGAGAATAAGGGGATGGTTCCCTAGAAACTGTGTGGAAAAGTGTCCCTGTGACGCTGAAACGGATCACGCTCCAGAGGGCGAAAAGAAAACCAGATAG